One window of the Nocardia terpenica genome contains the following:
- a CDS encoding HIT family protein, which translates to MAEPDWYCDEVIPRVIDVDVVAETDHVLAFRPPIRGFGTDHVIVVPKRHVRSLLELDPELGAHLLAVVQDVVQGVVDEHGGCQVLTTLGSEQHNRHLHLHVAVGDGVARFVSPR; encoded by the coding sequence GTGGCGGAGCCGGATTGGTATTGCGATGAGGTCATTCCCAGGGTGATCGATGTCGATGTTGTGGCCGAGACCGATCATGTGCTTGCCTTCCGTCCGCCGATTCGTGGGTTCGGCACCGATCACGTGATCGTGGTTCCGAAGCGTCATGTCAGGTCGCTGCTGGAGCTGGATCCTGAACTCGGGGCGCACCTGCTCGCGGTCGTGCAGGATGTGGTGCAGGGCGTTGTCGACGAGCACGGCGGTTGCCAGGTTCTGACCACGCTCGGCAGTGAACAGCACAACCGACATCTTCACCTGCATGTTGCGGTCGGTGACGGTGTCGCGCGGTTCGTTTCTCCTCGGTGA
- a CDS encoding helix-turn-helix domain-containing protein: MELAAQVGARLRALRESRGVSLSELARLSAVGKGTLSELETGRRNPTLETLYALTTALGVPLSTVLDTTPPTVSGQAVDAVLLDRFDDSAATTETYRIRIRETTRQHSAPHTPGTTEHLLVLTGTARFGTHTAPHLIGPGEHGHCAADVPHVYEAVDGPVEAVLMVRYPHRSGT, from the coding sequence ATGGAGCTGGCAGCCCAGGTCGGGGCGCGGCTGCGCGCGCTGCGTGAGAGCCGAGGGGTATCGCTGTCGGAACTGGCGCGCCTGTCGGCCGTCGGCAAGGGCACCCTGTCGGAACTCGAAACAGGCCGCCGCAACCCCACATTGGAGACCCTCTACGCGCTGACCACCGCGCTCGGCGTGCCGTTGAGCACCGTGCTCGACACCACCCCGCCCACGGTATCCGGCCAGGCGGTGGACGCGGTACTGCTGGATCGATTCGACGACTCCGCCGCAACCACCGAGACCTACCGCATCCGCATCCGCGAGACCACCCGCCAACACTCCGCACCGCACACCCCCGGCACCACCGAGCACCTACTCGTACTCACCGGCACAGCCCGCTTCGGCACCCACACCGCACCCCACCTCATCGGCCCCGGCGAACACGGCCACTGCGCCGCCGACGTCCCGCACGTATACGAGGCGGTAGACGGACCGGTCGAGGCCGTGCTGATGGTGCGATACCCGCATCGCTCCGGAACGTAG
- a CDS encoding nucleoside hydrolase → MAIILDTDIGGEPDDALALAMAAGLPDLALVITSDEHQGHRAEFARHLLDLLLRSDVPVVAGRELGRRGNWAADGIVPRGVPAQPTDVIAAVEALLGKTSDPVKWVGTGPMSNLADIITAIPAARQFTVTQVGGSHAWFTDRAEPTIGADLPAAHTVLSSGIRPRLLPAEIALDLYNAIDRDTVEYDIMARSADPACSMLLRHMDAWLDHHRRSINQSALLALALALDSPFLATTSTHIALDPVGRVRPGECAVFMTDHCDRRAYKDWVIPLLADIGIQHRRTFHPQPPPIRARTTLEVLGDYRSELGTPGGGADL, encoded by the coding sequence ATGGCTATCATTCTCGACACCGACATCGGCGGCGAACCCGACGATGCCCTCGCTTTGGCGATGGCCGCCGGGCTTCCCGACTTAGCCCTGGTCATCACCAGCGACGAACACCAGGGCCACCGAGCCGAATTCGCACGCCACCTACTCGACTTGCTCCTGCGCTCGGACGTGCCGGTCGTGGCCGGACGCGAACTCGGCCGTCGCGGCAATTGGGCCGCGGACGGAATCGTTCCCCGCGGCGTACCTGCACAGCCGACAGACGTCATCGCCGCGGTCGAGGCCCTACTCGGCAAGACGTCGGACCCCGTCAAATGGGTCGGCACCGGCCCCATGTCCAACCTTGCCGACATCATCACCGCGATCCCGGCGGCCAGGCAATTCACCGTGACTCAGGTGGGAGGATCGCACGCCTGGTTCACCGACCGTGCTGAACCGACCATCGGAGCGGATCTACCCGCGGCACACACCGTGCTCTCCTCCGGAATACGACCGCGGCTACTCCCCGCCGAAATCGCCCTCGACCTCTACAACGCCATCGACCGCGACACGGTTGAATACGACATCATGGCCCGAAGCGCAGACCCGGCCTGCAGTATGCTACTCAGGCACATGGATGCCTGGCTCGACCACCACCGCCGCAGCATCAACCAGTCGGCACTTCTCGCCCTTGCGCTGGCCCTCGACTCGCCCTTCCTCGCCACTACATCGACCCACATCGCCCTCGACCCTGTAGGCCGCGTTCGCCCTGGTGAATGCGCCGTTTTCATGACCGACCACTGCGACCGCCGAGCCTACAAAGACTGGGTAATCCCCCTGCTCGCCGACATCGGAATCCAGCATCGCAGGACATTTCATCCGCAACCGCCGCCGATCCGGGCTCGGACTACTCTCGAAGTCCTCGGCGACTACCGAAGCGAGCTCGGCACTCCCGGAGGTGGAGCGGATCTCTGA